In the Natrinema sp. CBA1119 genome, TAACGCTTCGTCTTCGGCCTCGGGACTCACGCTCCCCGTCCGATAGCCGTGGAGATCGAGCGTGACGTGATCGAAGCCGAGCGTCGACAGCGCTTTGCGGACCGTCTCGACGAACTCGCGTTCCAGGGCGCGCTCGAGTTCGTCGGGTGCGACCTCGATGCGGGCGAGGCCGTCGTGGTCGCGGACGCGGAACTGGTCGAACCCCCACTGGCGGAGCAGCGCCTCGGCCTGCTCGATCCGTGCGAGTCGGTCGTCGGTGACGTCGAGGCCGGTCGGAATCCGCGAGGAGAGACAGGCCATCGAGGGTTTGTCGGCGACCGACAGATCGTAGCGGTCGGCGATCTCGCGGACCTCGTCCTTCGCGATGTCGTGGGCCAACAGCGGTGAATGCACGTCGAGTTCCTCCACCGCCTGCAGTCCGGGTCGGTGGCCCGCGCCCGGATCGTCCGCGTTCGTGCCGTCACAGACCGTTCCGACCTCGAGGTCGCGGGCGGTCTCGAGCATCTCGCCGAGTCGCATCGTCCGACAGTGATAGCAGCGGTCGTCGTCGTTCGCGACGAACGCGTCGCTCTCGAGTTCGGAGAAGGAGACGATTTCGTGGCGGATGCCGATCTCGCGTGCGACCCGTTTGGCGTCCTCGAGTTCGGCCGCAGGAAGCGTCTCGCTCTTCGCGGTGCAGGCGACGGCGTCCTCGCCGAGCGCGTCGTGGGCGAGCGCGGCCACCACGCTCGAGTCGACTCCGCCTGAGAAGGCCACGAGAACCCCGTTTCGGCCTGCGAGGTCGGTGCGGGCGGCCTCGAGTTTCGCCTCGACCGAAGTCATTGCCCGTCGTTCGGACCGAACGGGCAAAAGCGCGTTGTCGTCAGGTCGCGGATATCGCTTCCGTCGGACGCCGGCGGTCGCGAGGACGAGCCGTTTCGGGTGCGTCGCGCGGCCCGTTGCAGTCATCAGCGCGCCGGACGGTTAAGGTCGTGTCCGTGGTACCACGACTATCGAGACCACTATGGCTGTCTCCGACCACCTGCAACGGTTGCGCTCACTCGCCGAGACGGAAGGGCACACCAGCGACATCGACGAGCACTCGCGCGAAGAACACGTCGCCGACGCGGTGGCCCGCGGGATCCAGGGCGGGTTCGTTGCGACGCTGATCATGACCGCCTTTCGCCTCCCGCTCTTGCGATCGCTGCCGCCGTCGGCGAACTTCTGGTCGCAGTACGTCGCCGGCGGCGATCCCGATGATCACACGATCCCCGGCCTCGCCCTGCACCTCCTCTACGGCGTCAGCTCCGGCGCCGTCTTCGGCGTGCTGTTCTCCCTGTACGACGCCGGCCGATCGATCGAGCCCGAACAGCGCGGACTCGTCTGGGGCTCGGTCTACGGCATGGCCCTGTCGGCCTTCGGTACACAGGTCGTGTTACAGGAACTGCTCGATATCCGTCTCGAGGCCGACGAACTCGCGCTCTTTCACGCCGGCCACCTC is a window encoding:
- the larE gene encoding ATP-dependent sacrificial sulfur transferase LarE, which translates into the protein MTSVEAKLEAARTDLAGRNGVLVAFSGGVDSSVVAALAHDALGEDAVACTAKSETLPAAELEDAKRVAREIGIRHEIVSFSELESDAFVANDDDRCYHCRTMRLGEMLETARDLEVGTVCDGTNADDPGAGHRPGLQAVEELDVHSPLLAHDIAKDEVREIADRYDLSVADKPSMACLSSRIPTGLDVTDDRLARIEQAEALLRQWGFDQFRVRDHDGLARIEVAPDELERALEREFVETVRKALSTLGFDHVTLDLHGYRTGSVSPEAEDEALVTEAGPSSDD
- a CDS encoding DUF6789 family protein, whose translation is MAVSDHLQRLRSLAETEGHTSDIDEHSREEHVADAVARGIQGGFVATLIMTAFRLPLLRSLPPSANFWSQYVAGGDPDDHTIPGLALHLLYGVSSGAVFGVLFSLYDAGRSIEPEQRGLVWGSVYGMALSAFGTQVVLQELLDIRLEADELALFHAGHLVYGLSLGAWVGSRTEGVEDPEREYEYDNGN